The DNA sequence GAAGGTTCCGGGGTCGCTTCGATCGTTGGCGCAGCTGAGGTGCTACCGACCCCGACCTCGAGCGGCCGCTGCGTCCCCTCTCCCTCTGGCTCAGTGGGCGTCGACGGTGTCCGAACGGTTTCCACGTGCGGCGTGAGCTTTTTGATGGGGCTGGCGGATCCTGGTCGCTGGCGCTGCGGTGCGCTCATGCGTTGCCTCCGTTCGTGAGAAACGATCGATCGAACCGTTCGGCGAGGGCGTCGAATAGGCCGACGGTCTTGCGGGAGTTGCGGTCGTTGTAGGCGGACAGCGACACCGCCGCCGCGTCAGCCTCTACGAAGCGTGACCAGTCAGGGATGTATGGCGGATTGACCGTCACGCCGCCGTCCGGCCAGTGGATTGGTCCTTTCAAGTTCCAGACCAGGTCGCCGAATTCCTCCTCGATCCCCTTCACCTGGAAGTCGTGCTCGGCGGTGGGTTTGCGCCGAGTCACCACTACGCCGCCAACAGTAAGCGTCGGGTTGTCGAGGTCTTCAGCGTGGCGCTCCACGAAGTCGCGCACTCGGATCGCGGCCTCGATCGAGTCGAATGTCGGGTCCGTGGGGATCAGGATCGAGTCAGCAGCGGCCATTGCCATCTGCACGAGGTGTCCGAGGTCGGGACGCGTGTCGATCAGGGTGACGTCGTACTCCTTCGTCCACCCCCGCAGGGTCTTCTTCAACCGCTTGACTGCGCCGAGTTGCGCGGCCTCGCCTTCGCGATTGATCAGATCGAATCGTGCCGGGAGAACGTCGATGAATGCGGCTTCTGGAGTCGGTTCTCCAACGTCTGTGCGCCAGCCGGCCGGGACAACTGCCCCCTCCCCCACTCCTTCCTCGCCAGACTTGACGACTTCAGACGTGGTGACGATGGGGTCGTCAGGGTCGACGGTGATACCCAGGCGACGGGTTGAGTTGGCTTGTGGGTCGAGGTCGACTACGAGAACGCGGCGCTGGCGGCGTGCCAGCGCCGCCGCCAGCTGAACCGTGAGGTTGCTCTTTCCGACGCCACCCTTGTTGTTCGCGATCACGGCTGTGAATGTCATGGCCGAGTCCTCTCTATCGCAATCAATAGTGCCATACTGCCATCAATAGTGCTATACGTAATTAATGCAATATCTCTGTATTGTATTAGTTACGTATATCTTGTACGGCGGGATCAATCTTGTCGGGAGGGCTCGTCTGTGTAGCGTTCGACGTACTGCACTTCAACGCTCAGCTGAAGAGCAGCAGCAATCGCTATCGAGCTCCAGCCCGCCTCGACGCAGAAAGGTCGCTCGGCGGAGGCAGAGATTTGCACGAGCTCGATCGACTGCGGATCGAGCCACGAGAGGAACCCGTCCGTATCGCCTTTAAGGATGTGCGGCAGCACGGCCGGTATGACGGCGGGGTCGTCAGCGCTGCGCCAGCGCCGTTCCGGGCTTAGGTACGCGATCTGGGACGCCTCGACCGAACGGCCCACAACGTCCATGAGCGACCCCAGTCTGTCGAACGGGATTCCGTCGAGGGGGAGCGGATGGTCCTGGTCGAGACGCACCCATTGCTGGGCGAACCAGGCGAGCCCCGCTTGCGTCTGGGAGCCACCGTTGGCGCCCTGGATGCGAAGGATCGCGTCGCGTGCCCGCTCTAGGGCCTGCCTGAGCCCGTCCTTCTCGCCCGCCTCGGTAGTTCCTGTCTCCACCTCGTCCCCTCCCGTCTCGTCGCCGCCCGCACGAACTTATGCCACGTCGCCAAGGTACTGCCAGCGGCTCTCGGGACTCACGACGCCAGCCGCGACGAGGGAACGTGCCGCCCGGTGCTCGGCAAGACCTGCAGGCGTTCGCGGGTATCGGGGCCACGACCGCTCTCCGGGGGAGGACCCCTCAAACAGCGGTCGACTTGTCGCGTGGCCTCGCCGTCGACGTCTGCGGGGAGCGGTGTGCATCGCGTCCAGCTCCGCCAACCACCAGCTCCACACTTCGCGCTCGAGCTGGTAGCGCTCGGACCGCCTCTGAAGCACACCTCCTACGCCGAGCTCTTTGGCCACAATCGCACGTCTATCGCGAGGGTTCGGCCGCCAGCTCAAGTCCGCGTGGCGCCGGATCAGCTTGTGGTGGGTTAGACGACTCATGGCACGTCGTGCGTGGCGTAGGACCGTCCCCAGCACGCGCGCGGCGTCAGCTTCATCGGTCACCGTGCGCTCCCTCGTCTCTGCGAACAGCCGTCCAGCCATGTGTCCGAGACCTCCGCGCGTGAACACATCGTGCCGACCGTCAACAAGCTCATTCTCCAGTTCCACAGCGAGTGCGCGTCGGCGGGCGAAAACCTCTGGAGCTGTAGGGGGGCGGGGGTTCTTGATGGGTTGTGACCGGACTGGTACGGAAGCTGTGGAAAAACGGTCGCTGAACCGCCATTCCGCAGCGTTCCCGGTGTCGTCGCTGGCGACGCTCCGACGGAGCAGTCCGTCGTCCGAGAGCCGCCGGAGTGCGTCTGCAGCCGTCGTCCGTCCCAGTCCTGTGAGCAGCGCGACAGTGCGGATGGGGGCAGCCACGGTGGCCTTCCCTGTGGCGATGGTGAGGTAGGCGA is a window from the Cnuibacter physcomitrellae genome containing:
- a CDS encoding ParA family protein, whose amino-acid sequence is MTFTAVIANNKGGVGKSNLTVQLAAALARRQRRVLVVDLDPQANSTRRLGITVDPDDPIVTTSEVVKSGEEGVGEGAVVPAGWRTDVGEPTPEAAFIDVLPARFDLINREGEAAQLGAVKRLKKTLRGWTKEYDVTLIDTRPDLGHLVQMAMAAADSILIPTDPTFDSIEAAIRVRDFVERHAEDLDNPTLTVGGVVVTRRKPTAEHDFQVKGIEEEFGDLVWNLKGPIHWPDGGVTVNPPYIPDWSRFVEADAAAVSLSAYNDRNSRKTVGLFDALAERFDRSFLTNGGNA